One Natrinema salaciae genomic region harbors:
- a CDS encoding TRAP transporter permease, with product MPPTNRRSERGVPLRTLDRVTYALGAGLTLFTLLYAVSLVFGWPLKGIIAQPEWVTRVERYMILFFGIGTALYYLDYAQDRFGGTGEDAEDGIDAATTPESVSQSSVRESPVGLERVRRAYAAIDPYVAIALAVTAIAATAYVYINFTRLQGDAFVLGYNTTDHVVGGILIALAIDVTRRAFGTVIAGVTVLSILYAHSMVGTQLFGVFRHSGMSWQQIAEDGAIGISGVFDPTLMRVGSTWVAIFIMFAGLAKTFGLMEFVREIGEELGTSLRTGVVQIAVISSMIMGSITGSAAANTATTGSFTIPMIKDQGVSDDVAASIEAVASAGGQMLPPVMGVAAFLMADIIQVPYLDIVKAGVIPAALFYFSVCLAVHFAILKSGWISSELTPFNWRLLLRGLHFTIPMGVLLVTLVVLRYSPFAAGMYTIFTTIGVMYVRNLVLRYLDVDLEDGIEIEMSGVSGDEMAASVARTTKQTLDGLKEGGTDMAPLVGVLAAMGVIIKLLEGTGLTARVATSIIGMSEVSLFGLGGGLFVVLFLAMVASILFGLGMPTPAAYILVAILVAKPITDLGTPVIATHMFVFYFAMLSAITPPVAISVAVGARIADASFLQSCKQALRLGAPGFVIPYAFIANDSLIYWSSETLLAFPAVLAGTVGLIVATIGFDGARDLSAPVRALYIIAALGAMFGPIVHVAVQIVAAAAIVATLLHARFVIGYELPSGSDTDSEVEATLD from the coding sequence ATGCCTCCAACGAATCGGCGTTCCGAACGAGGCGTTCCCCTGCGCACTCTCGACCGTGTCACGTACGCGTTAGGAGCCGGTCTAACGCTGTTTACCCTGCTGTACGCCGTCTCTCTCGTGTTCGGGTGGCCGCTAAAGGGAATTATCGCCCAACCGGAGTGGGTAACGCGGGTCGAACGGTACATGATCCTGTTCTTCGGTATCGGAACGGCGCTGTACTACCTCGATTACGCCCAGGATCGATTCGGTGGGACGGGCGAGGACGCTGAGGACGGCATCGACGCTGCGACAACCCCCGAATCGGTATCGCAGTCGTCGGTCCGGGAGTCCCCCGTGGGCCTCGAGCGAGTGCGTCGCGCCTACGCGGCGATCGACCCCTACGTCGCCATCGCGTTAGCCGTGACGGCGATCGCGGCGACGGCCTACGTCTACATCAATTTCACTCGGCTTCAAGGGGACGCGTTCGTCCTCGGGTACAACACCACCGACCACGTCGTCGGCGGGATACTGATCGCACTGGCGATCGACGTGACTCGGCGAGCGTTCGGAACGGTCATCGCGGGCGTCACCGTTCTCTCGATCCTGTACGCCCACTCGATGGTCGGCACGCAGCTGTTCGGCGTGTTCCGCCACTCGGGAATGAGCTGGCAACAGATCGCTGAAGACGGTGCGATCGGGATCAGCGGCGTCTTCGACCCGACGCTCATGCGGGTCGGATCGACGTGGGTCGCGATCTTCATCATGTTCGCCGGGCTCGCCAAGACCTTCGGCCTGATGGAGTTCGTCCGCGAGATCGGCGAGGAACTCGGGACGAGCCTCCGGACCGGCGTCGTCCAGATCGCTGTCATCTCCAGCATGATCATGGGATCGATCACCGGCAGCGCGGCCGCAAACACCGCGACGACCGGCAGCTTCACGATCCCGATGATCAAGGATCAGGGCGTCAGCGACGACGTGGCCGCCTCGATCGAGGCGGTTGCCTCCGCGGGCGGTCAGATGCTCCCCCCGGTGATGGGCGTCGCGGCGTTCCTGATGGCAGACATCATTCAGGTCCCGTATCTGGACATCGTCAAGGCCGGCGTCATTCCGGCGGCGTTGTTCTACTTCAGCGTCTGTCTGGCCGTCCACTTCGCGATCCTCAAGTCCGGCTGGATCTCGAGCGAGCTGACGCCGTTCAACTGGCGGCTCTTGCTTCGGGGATTACACTTCACTATCCCGATGGGCGTGCTCCTGGTGACGCTCGTGGTGCTCCGGTACTCACCGTTCGCGGCGGGGATGTACACTATCTTCACGACCATCGGTGTGATGTACGTCCGGAACCTCGTCCTCAGATACCTCGACGTCGATCTCGAGGACGGTATCGAGATCGAGATGAGCGGTGTCTCGGGCGACGAAATGGCCGCAAGCGTCGCCAGGACGACCAAACAGACGCTCGACGGACTCAAGGAGGGCGGCACCGACATGGCACCGCTGGTCGGTGTGCTCGCGGCGATGGGCGTGATCATCAAGCTGCTCGAGGGGACCGGGTTGACGGCCCGTGTCGCGACGAGCATCATCGGGATGAGCGAAGTGAGCCTCTTCGGGCTCGGCGGGGGACTGTTCGTCGTGTTGTTCCTCGCGATGGTCGCCAGCATCCTGTTCGGGCTGGGAATGCCGACGCCCGCGGCGTACATCCTGGTGGCCATCCTGGTCGCCAAACCGATCACCGATCTCGGAACGCCGGTCATCGCGACGCACATGTTCGTGTTCTACTTCGCGATGCTGTCGGCGATCACGCCGCCGGTCGCGATCTCGGTGGCAGTCGGCGCGCGCATCGCGGACGCGAGCTTCCTCCAGTCGTGCAAACAGGCGCTCCGACTCGGAGCGCCCGGGTTCGTCATCCCCTACGCCTTCATCGCGAACGACAGCCTCATCTACTGGTCGAGCGAGACGCTGCTCGCGTTCCCCGCGGTACTCGCCGGCACCGTCGGCCTGATCGTCGCGACGATCGGCTTCGACGGGGCACGCGATCTCTCCGCGCCGGTCCGCGCGCTCTACATTATCGCCGCGCTCGGCGCGATGTTCGGACCGATCGTCCACGTCGCCGTCCAAATCGTCGCCGCGGCGGCCATCGTCGCCACGCTACTGCACGCCCGCTTCGTCATCGGGTACGAGTTGCCGAGCGGAAGCGACACCGACTCCGAGGTCGAGGCGACGCTCGACTGA
- a CDS encoding TAXI family TRAP transporter solute-binding subunit — MVEKRTSVSTGTTRRSLLAATGVGAATALAGCTGGSSDGGQTTVRMRTSTSSTTAYGANQGLASAVNDQTDDLFVEAQTSQGTEANIGALQSEDAEMVYIQNWSAYDVQQGNDPYDQLNFDMVQVFHYYDLPWFFITNSSDLETLSDIGADTKVSPTPKGSGTAPALEKALGYAASDYERVSVGYGSQGSAMNENQLDVGVGTLMNFAANPSWLQQTASEVDMKVLDVEDSTAQAWQDDERLLSQTVDTGQIENATTPGEIAAPTFAYNFVARNDLDYDTVYDFLTAMHEKKAELTEYHGLLATFESNDFWVKNMYDGVPFHPAAADFYKDELGVWSEDFERADEK, encoded by the coding sequence ATGGTGGAAAAGCGAACATCCGTTAGCACGGGTACGACTCGACGATCACTCCTCGCAGCGACCGGCGTCGGCGCTGCGACTGCACTGGCGGGCTGTACCGGGGGCAGCAGCGACGGCGGCCAGACGACCGTCCGAATGCGGACATCGACCTCGAGCACGACGGCCTACGGTGCGAACCAGGGGCTCGCAAGTGCAGTCAACGATCAGACCGACGATCTCTTCGTCGAAGCCCAGACGAGTCAGGGGACGGAAGCGAACATCGGTGCGCTCCAGAGCGAAGACGCCGAGATGGTCTACATCCAGAACTGGTCGGCCTACGACGTCCAGCAGGGTAACGATCCGTACGACCAACTCAACTTCGACATGGTTCAGGTCTTTCACTACTACGACCTGCCGTGGTTCTTCATCACCAACAGCTCGGACCTCGAGACGCTGTCGGACATCGGCGCCGACACGAAGGTGTCGCCGACGCCGAAGGGCTCCGGGACCGCGCCCGCGCTCGAGAAGGCACTCGGCTACGCGGCGAGCGACTACGAGCGCGTCAGCGTCGGCTACGGCAGTCAGGGCAGCGCGATGAACGAGAATCAGCTCGACGTCGGCGTCGGGACGCTGATGAACTTCGCGGCGAACCCGAGCTGGCTCCAGCAGACCGCAAGCGAAGTCGACATGAAGGTCCTCGACGTCGAGGACTCGACCGCACAGGCCTGGCAGGACGACGAGCGGCTCCTCTCCCAGACGGTCGACACCGGTCAGATCGAGAACGCGACGACGCCGGGCGAGATCGCTGCCCCGACCTTCGCGTACAACTTCGTCGCACGTAACGACCTCGATTACGACACCGTCTACGACTTCCTCACGGCGATGCACGAGAAGAAGGCGGAGCTGACGGAGTATCACGGTCTTCTGGCAACCTTCGAGAGCAACGACTTCTGGGTCAAAAACATGTACGACGGGGTCCCGTTCCACCCGGCAGCGGCCGACTTCTACAAGGACGAACTCGGCGTCTGGAGCGAGGACTTCGAGCGAGCCGACGAAAAGTAG
- a CDS encoding acyl-CoA dehydrogenase family protein, protein MLDFVQLEEDLDQEERMIRDTAREFVDEHVKPDIGDHFENGTFPKELIPKMGELGFYAPNLEGYGSPNVSETAYGLLMQELEAGDSGLRSMASVQGALVMYPIHAYGSEEQKEEWLPAMGRGEAIGCFGLTEPEHGSNPSAMETYAERDGDGYVLHGSKTWITNSPIADVAIVWARDRSAEDDSVRGFLVETDRDGITTNKITEKLSLRASITGEIGLNGVHVPEENVLPGVSGMKGPLSCLTQARYGIAWGAVGAARDCFEEARQYAIDRDQFGGPIGRFQLQQRKLAEMGTQITLAQLLAHRLAELKERGEMRPQHVSMSKRNNVRTARNQARIAREMLGGNGITTDYSPMRHMANMETVYTYEGTHDIHTLVLGEEFTGLQAYQ, encoded by the coding sequence ATGCTGGATTTCGTTCAGCTCGAGGAGGACCTCGACCAAGAAGAGCGGATGATCCGGGACACTGCCCGGGAGTTCGTCGACGAACACGTCAAGCCCGACATCGGTGACCACTTCGAGAACGGGACGTTCCCGAAGGAGCTCATCCCGAAGATGGGTGAGCTCGGCTTTTACGCGCCGAACCTCGAGGGGTACGGCTCGCCGAACGTCTCGGAGACGGCCTACGGACTGTTGATGCAGGAGCTCGAGGCGGGTGATTCGGGGCTACGCTCGATGGCGTCGGTGCAGGGGGCGCTCGTCATGTACCCGATCCACGCGTACGGGAGCGAGGAACAGAAAGAGGAGTGGCTGCCGGCGATGGGGCGGGGCGAGGCGATCGGGTGCTTCGGACTGACGGAGCCCGAACACGGCTCGAACCCGTCGGCGATGGAGACCTACGCCGAGCGTGACGGCGACGGCTACGTCCTGCACGGCTCGAAGACGTGGATCACGAACTCGCCGATCGCCGACGTCGCCATCGTCTGGGCGCGAGACCGCTCGGCCGAGGACGACTCCGTGCGCGGGTTCTTGGTCGAAACCGACCGCGACGGAATCACGACCAACAAGATCACCGAGAAGCTGTCCCTGCGCGCCTCGATCACGGGCGAGATCGGACTGAACGGCGTGCACGTCCCCGAAGAGAACGTTCTGCCCGGCGTCTCCGGGATGAAGGGGCCGCTGTCCTGTCTCACGCAAGCCCGCTACGGAATCGCCTGGGGCGCGGTCGGTGCCGCCCGGGACTGCTTCGAGGAAGCGCGCCAGTACGCGATAGACCGCGATCAGTTCGGCGGTCCGATCGGTCGCTTCCAGCTGCAACAGCGCAAGCTCGCCGAGATGGGCACGCAGATCACGCTGGCTCAGCTCCTGGCCCACCGACTCGCCGAACTCAAGGAACGCGGCGAAATGCGACCGCAGCACGTCTCGATGTCGAAGCGAAACAACGTTCGAACGGCCCGTAACCAGGCCCGGATCGCCCGCGAGATGCTCGGCGGTAACGGTATCACCACCGACTACTCGCCGATGCGCCACATGGCCAACATGGAGACGGTCTACACCTACGAGGGAACCCACGACATCCACACGCTCGTCCTCGGAGAGGAGTTCACCGGGCTTCAGGCGTACCAGTAA
- a CDS encoding IclR family transcriptional regulator — protein MNTDRDELEADGAGVSTTRKTFELLEALKAEEGLSIAELTQRTALPKSTVYRHLQTLTDLGYVIERDGDYYVGFRFVELGEQARSRKVGYTAAKRAVFELGQETNERAVFIVEEDDEAVYVHRYGSLTNTMIGQRRPLHSMASGKVILAEWDDDAVETYVEDAGLEATTTNTITDSDALFDELERIRDRGYAVNNQEHMEGLRGVAVPVYTPADDFLGSLAVFGPTSRFTDEYVHGELPTTLRDKAGEIKVTLAYG, from the coding sequence ATGAACACGGATCGGGACGAACTCGAGGCCGACGGCGCGGGCGTTTCGACGACGCGGAAAACGTTCGAGCTGCTCGAGGCGCTCAAAGCCGAGGAGGGGCTCTCGATCGCGGAGCTCACCCAGCGGACGGCGCTCCCGAAGAGTACGGTCTACCGCCACCTGCAGACGCTGACCGATCTGGGCTACGTAATCGAGCGCGACGGCGACTACTACGTCGGCTTCCGGTTCGTCGAACTCGGTGAACAGGCGCGGTCCCGGAAGGTGGGATACACGGCCGCCAAGCGAGCGGTGTTCGAACTCGGGCAGGAGACCAACGAGCGCGCGGTATTCATCGTCGAAGAGGACGACGAGGCCGTCTACGTCCACCGCTACGGGAGTCTCACGAACACGATGATCGGCCAGCGACGGCCGCTGCACTCGATGGCCTCGGGCAAGGTCATTCTCGCGGAGTGGGACGACGACGCGGTCGAGACCTACGTCGAGGATGCGGGGCTCGAGGCGACCACGACCAACACGATCACCGATTCCGACGCCCTGTTCGACGAACTCGAGCGGATCCGCGACCGGGGGTACGCCGTGAACAACCAGGAACACATGGAGGGGCTCCGCGGCGTCGCCGTTCCCGTCTATACGCCAGCCGACGACTTTCTCGGGTCGCTGGCCGTGTTCGGGCCGACCAGCCGGTTCACCGACGAGTACGTCCACGGCGAGTTGCCGACCACCCTCCGAGACAAGGCCGGCGAGATCAAAGTTACGCTCGCGTACGGCTGA